One genomic segment of Chelonoidis abingdonii isolate Lonesome George chromosome 16, CheloAbing_2.0, whole genome shotgun sequence includes these proteins:
- the LOC116835997 gene encoding semaphorin-3F-like: MVRIRPIPVLVERVWGQPRSPPRSVFKGSAVCVYSMADIRMVLNGPFAHKEGPNYQWMPYTGKMPYPHLGTCPGGTFTPSMKSTKDYPDEVISFMRSHPLMYHAVYPMHRQPLVVPSNVHYKFTTVAVDQVDAADGRYEVLFLGTGDIRSQVWHTLIGPY, translated from the exons ATGGTTAGGATCAGGCCCATCCCGGTGCTGGTGGAGAGGGTTTGGGGtcagccccgctccccccccaG GTCTGTGTTCAAAGGCTCCGCTGTGTGCGTGTACTCCATGGCCGACATCCGCATGGTCTTGAACGGGCCCTTCGCCCACAAGGAGGGACCCAACTACCAGTGGATGCCATACACAGGAAAAATGCCCTATCCACACCTGGGCACC TGCCCAGGAGGCACCTTCACCCCCTCCATGAAGTCGACCAAGGATTACCCTGACGAGGTGATCAGCTTCATGCGCTCACACCCGCTGATGTACCATGCCGTGTACCCCATGCATCGCCAGCCACTGGTGGTGCCCAGCAACGTGCACTACAAGTTCACCACTGTGGCTGTGGACCAGGTGGACGCAGCCGACGGGCGCTATGAGGTGCTTTTCCTGGGCACAG